The following proteins come from a genomic window of Sesamum indicum cultivar Zhongzhi No. 13 linkage group LG10, S_indicum_v1.0, whole genome shotgun sequence:
- the LOC105172022 gene encoding putative zinc transporter At3g08650, with protein sequence MALRVKQVVLVFLFIVILSRGITAEHEKETLQRLRTAPRRNAVGGVIDGSGTEHSVNSDKSGNEMGDWQGGNNRVSVSTVAFFTLAMAAATGLGALPFFFVELDPQWAGICNGMAAGVMLAASFDLIQEGQGHGSGSWVVLGILAGGIFIWLCKKFLEQYGEVSMLDIKGAEAAKVILVVGIMTLHSFGEGSGVGVSFAGSKGLSQGILVTLAIAVHNIPEGLAVSMVLASRGVSPQNAMLWSVITSLPQPIVAVPSFMCADAFNKFLPFATGFAAGCMIWMVMAEVLPDGFKEASPSHVASAATLSVAFMEALGAVFEHLTHNYNPEDASGFFVSLLFGLGPLLGGVALVAFALSFRLQHALLTGVASGIAFVLGAWRPIQLVLSSKMGLFQLFFLLGVGSTFIHLSISSATKFGTRKKTSASTLSAVTGLSVSALTLQSVLSCVAVALHALAEGLALGVAAPKAYGLGRHMVLPVSLHGFPRGAAVASCIFGATDSWHGSLLSAALIGLVGPLSAIGAILAGIDYSGLDHVMVVACGGLFPCFWSIVRRAVKLDKQKSIFGLLLGLVFASVCLTCTKLVCLHTPYCNSAPEAVR encoded by the exons ATGGCTTTAAGAGTTAAGCAGgttgttttagtttttctctttattgtCATACTTAGTCGTGGTATTACTGCCGAACATGAGAAAGAAACATTACAAAGATTAAGAACTGCTCCACGAAGGAATGCAGTGGGTGGTGTGATAGATGGGTCCGGTACAGAGCATTCTGTTAACTCTGATAAGAGTGGTAATGAAATGGGAGACTGGCAGGGTGGAAATAATAGAGTTTCAGTATCAACAGTTGCATTTTTCACACTGGCAATGGCTGCAGCTACAGGTTTAGGTGCTCTTCCATTCTTTTTTGTGGAGCTTGATCCTCAATGGGCTGGAATATGCAATGGAATGGCTGCGGGAGTAATGCTGGCTGCCAGCTTTGACCTTATACAGGAAGGACAGGGCCATGGGAGTGGCAGTTGGGTTGTTTTGGGTATTTTAGCTGGTGGTATTTTCATATGGCTTTGCAAGAAG TTTCTTGAGCAATATGGTGAAGTGAGCATGCTGGACATAAAGGGAGCAGAAGCAGCTAAAGTCATTCTTGTAGTTGGAATTATGACACTTCATTCTTTTGGGGAGGGCTCTGGTGTCGGAGTTTCCTTCGCTGGATCAAAGGGTTTATCTCAAGGGATATTGGTTACTTTGGCCATTGCTGTTCACAATATACCTGAGGGCTTGGCTGTTAGTATGGTCCTAGCGTCAAGAGGTGTGTCTCCACAAAATGCCATGTTATGGAGTGTGATTACGTCACTTCCCCAG CCAATTGTAGCAGTTCCTTCATTTATGTGTGCTGATGCATTCAACAAGTTCTTGCCATTTGCAACGGGATTTGCCGCTGGGTGTATGATTTGGATGGTTATGGCTGAGGTCCTTCCAGATGGTTTCAAG GAAGCTTCCCCATCTCATGTTGCATCTGCGGCTACACTTTCTGTGGCTTTTATGGAAGCTCTTGGTGCTGTATTTGAGCATTTGACCCACAACTACAA TCCAGAGGATGCATCTGGCTTCTTCGTTTCCCTGCTTTTTGGTCTAGGTCCATTGCTTGGTGGTGTTGCCCTCGTCGCATTTGCCCTTTCTTTCCGGCTTCAGCATGCTCTCCTAACTGGCGTGGCGTCTGGCATTGCTTTTGTTCTGGGAGCCTGGCGACCCATTCAACTAGTTCTGTCTTCAAAAATGGGCcttttccaacttttctttctccttGGGGTCGGATCGACATTTATCCACTTATCAATATCTAGTGCTACAAAGTTTGGAACCCGCAAGAAGACTTCAGCAAGCACATTATCTGCAGTCACAGGCCTTTCAGTCAGTGCACTTACACTCCAGTCTGTCTTGTCTTGTGTAGCAGTTGCACTCCACGCTCTTGCTGAGGGGCTTGCATTAGGTGTCGCTGCACCCAAAGCTTATGGGCTTGGGAGGCACATGGTCCTTCCCGTCTCTCTCCACGGATTCCCCCGTGGAGCTGCTGTTGCTAGCTGCATTTTTGGAGCAACTGACAGCTGGCACGGGTCCCTTTTATCTGCTGCACTTATTGGACTTGTTGGCCCGTTATCCGCCATTGGAGCAATACTTGCTGGAATCGACTATAGTGGCTTGGATCATGTGATGGTCGTCGCATGTGGGGGactttttccttgtttttgGAGCATCGTTAGGAGAGCAGTTAAGTTAGACAAACAAAAGAGCATCTTTGGGCTCCTCCTTGGTCTCGTGTTTGCTAGTGTGTGCCTAACGTGCACAAAGTTAGTTTGTTTGCATACACCATATTGCAATTCTGCACCAGAAGCTGTTAGATGA
- the LOC105172113 gene encoding uncharacterized protein LOC105172113 has translation MEGSGLDTKRRSRLKDDFTDLVLSWSLQEIFDENLYIYQVEEIPRSFECVDQYLGSYVFPLLEETRAALASTLETVYKAPYAEVTSFNELKGDKLQYDVKVDHWRNRITERGREPYRTLPGDVVLLSDSKPETVYDLHRVEWTFTFALVTNTVDDETHESGDNCTPSNFKVKTAKHVEVGDGKSNSLYVTFLMNMITNKRIWNALSMRQNLKIIEKVLSKNDSGEENCDFCPLKCSSEIKEKFGSTLFSNLNDSQIEAILASISKTECNHKSSVELIWGPPGTGKTTTLSILLYILLKMNVRTLICAPTNVAIKNLASRLMALVRNSVEAEYEKRFLPCPLGDMLIFGNKDRLEVGSDVEEIFLDYRLERLSHCLVPLTGWKHCVATMLNFLEDCVSQYQIYMDNALIQAKESLEDDVQQSTKSILEFARDRFAHIATPLRSCMSTFLIHLPRSCILEHNFQRIVQLMSLLDSMEICLFEDSSMTSEELENIFLEQQMISSKSFVDTSSLMYTRSQCLSILRSLQASLAKLSLPVVTNIASTTEFCFQKASLIFCTTSSSYKLHSFDVEPFKLLVIDEAAQVKECESIIALQIRDVRHAVLVGDEWQLPAMVNSKISEEAGFGRSLFERLGSLGHCKRLLNMQYRMHPFISCFPNSRFYLNQILDAPMVQSASYKRCYLEGKMFGPYSFIDIRCGREELDDYGRSRRNMFEVAVIVKLVQKLFKAWNHSKEKLSIGLISPYAAQVVAIRGKLHQTFQNHEKFKVKVKSIDGFQGGEEDIIIISTVRSNNGGSIGFLSSPQRTNVALTRARHCLWILGNERTLSQADSVWEALINDAKQRQCFFTADEDCDIGNTIIDVKKELDQLEDLLSGESILFKYSRWKVLFSDNFRKSFQTLRPSYAKKLVINLLLKLASGWRPKKINVDWTCESSSYVLKKFKVENYFVVCSIDIIKDSIYEQVFKVWDIFPVEETPKLLKRLDSIFAMYSDDFVNRCKEKVFEGNLEVPKSWSVSHDIIRFKNNVNSTKLSADASACAIDCRTYVENSKVSESLLLMKFYSLSTGAVNHLLSDREGREVDLPFEVTDEEREIIKFPRSSFILGRSGTGKTTILTMKLYRMLQQYYIASQDCVAAENSVHISSQVGVGQYRGESRGTILRQLFVTVSPKLCYAVKKHVSQLKSFASGSLFGNKKLTDTDDIDEMTEFKDIPDTFIGIQPEKYPLMITFHKFLMMLDGTLGNSYFERFHDVRDSSRHEGRRSVALQTFIRKNEVTYDRFQSLYWPHFSEKLTKNLDPSRVFTEIMSHIKGGLQEGEACDSKRSRQHYISLSESRISMLSAEKREAIYNIFEAYEKKKMELGEFDLADFVLDIHIRVNNGNLLGDKMDFVYIDEVQDLTMRQISLFRYICKNVDEGFVFSGDTAQTIARGIDFRFEDIRSLFYNEFFMKSRNCEFSGRKEKGHISDVFSLSQNFRTHTGVLRLAQSVIDLICHFFPQSIDVLAPETSLIYGESPVVLEPGSDENSIITIFGHSGNAGGKWVGFGADQVILVRDDSARKEVSNYIGDQALVLTIVECKGLEFQDVLLYNFFGSSPMSSQWRVVYEFLNEKDLLDANSPKSFPSFSQSRHNILCSELKQLYVAITRTRQRLWICENNEELSKPMLDYWKRLCLVQVRKIDDSLAEAMQRASSPEEWKSQGIKLFWEKNYEMAIMCFEKAGEETWERRAKACGLRAAADRLCVSNPEEGRVMLREAAEMFDSIGRSDSAAECFCDLGDFERAGKIYSGMSELRKAGECFSLAESYEIAAKVYAQGFFFEDCLSACTKGNLFDLALHYIEYWKQQASWSSGTVTAFKKIDKIAQEFLEKCALECYSKSDNASLMKFVRAFPTIESKRNFLKSLDCLEVLMILEEELQNFNEAADIAKRLGDILREVDLLEKAEEFASASLLILSHVLSSSLWASGSQGWPLKSFPGKQELLTKAMSLAQRVSGTFHASLCAEAKILSNEHKSLSELMQFHISSKQYESHVGEILSIRKLLDAHFQIKSAKYEREPELHIDPTLCIERISKNQVSGGTLVYVWYLWKSHSLEIFKCLDTLERLDFIRCEGTVRFCFRYFGVRLRHDLSVTCLLLNPDAEWVRNVDERFMLRHRNVVTLDARHFASAARKYWHQELLSVGLRVLEALHALYKFSLVNPLSKYYQCVYLTCIFEIAKFVESNSLDIKKDETRKLQNFLQLSTKYFEIVFPLDPRQSLSEDIISLRESEPSKNLLEEIISRNLGTRNELTYGQIGRVVMIMLGSGKPKPELYEKITERIGKESSWKSFFEKLGGMMESDSSTESELGNSVEALSHEFYKALEETYNANWRAKDYMSPQCFFYLVERLLILMPHSQGFFFTIKSSFVEYLLCLQSDANPSAGLVTDKRLYPRNIVDFVYTIVRECVYNFQITAEWIKTSNISCTYYFPVLLLRLFVILSLLCVNSELPFNVLFELLNVPAIRSQLPREFCQAFLRRKNGPCLAAVVEAFKVIGDPLVIVATTDNGLEFACPDAVFLDLRAFSCRTDIMKKLFPRSSNASYSQLAAAKRNVTESSSVEVPPVVTDQGKSTYMESSLLASKTDSNLSSEKGKCNVLINWGLIRELFDVTESIRNRNHENLKSLFLRKKVEVEEHINFLTVEMVRLTEQRSNSGEDKTVLCEATSIIDELFRLSLMLVTSEIDDKALSEIGELLKSLEARRPQLDTLLIPSPTQNDPNGCVSGTMDDNTISHSNDSTEVRKRDDVAVAANNPKDQASGSRQGKGKGNKKNKKSKKGRGGRGK, from the exons ATGGAGGGGAGTGGTTTAGACACCAAGAGGCGATCACGGCTGAAAGATGATTTCACAGATTTGGTGCTTTCTTGGTCTCTTCAAGAAATTTTTGATGAGAATCTGTACATATACCAG GTGGAGGAGATTCCCCGGTCTTTTGAATGTGTAGATCAGTATCTTGGTTCATATGTCTTCCCTTTATTAGAGGAGACACGGGCTGCACTTGCTTCCACCCTGGAAACCGTCTATAAAGCACCTTATGCTGAAGTAACATCTTTCAACGAGTTAAAGGGTGATAAATTGCAATATGATGTTAAAGTTGATCACTGGAGAAATAGAATAACTGAGCGTGGGAGGGAGCCTTATAGAACCTTGCCTGGTGATGTTGTTCTGCTTTCCGATTCTAAACCTGAAACTGTATATGATCTACATCGTGTTGAATGGACATTTACTTTTGCATTGGTGACAAATACTGTGGATGATGAGACTCATGAGAGTGGAGATAATTGTACACCCTCCAATTTCAAAGTGAAAACAGCAAAGCACGTTGAAGTTGGAGATGGAAAAAGCAACTCACTCTATGTCACTTTCTTGATGAACAtgataacaaataaaagaatttggaaTGCTCTGAGCATGCGCCAAAATCTAAAGATCATTGAGAAAGTATTATCCAAGAATGACTCG GGTGAGGAAAATTGTGACTTTTGCCCTCTCAAATGCAGCAGTGAGATAAAGGAGAAATTTGGCTCGACTTTGTTCTCCAATTTAAATGACTCCCAAATTGAGGCTATTTTGGCCTCTATATCAAAAACTGAATGCAACCATAAGTCTTCCGTGGAACTCATATGGGGTCCACCTGGGACTGGAAAGACAACCACATTAAGTATTCTGCTATACATTCTCTTGAAAATGAATGTAAGGACACTCATCTGTGCTCCAACAAATGTGGCAATTAAGAATTTGGCTTCTCGATTGATGGCACTAGTGAGAAATTCAGTTGAAGCTGAATATGAGAAGAGATTTCTCCCATGTCCTTTAGGAGACATGCTCATCTTTGGGAATAAGGATCGTCTGGAAGTTGGTTCAGACGTTGAGGagatatttttagattatcGTCTTGAAAGACTTTCACATTGCTTAGTGCCACTAACTGGTTGGAAACATTGCGTTGCAACCATGCtcaattttcttgaagatTGTGTTTCCCAGTATCAGATCTACATGGATAATGCGCTAATCCAAGCAAAAGAGAGCCTTGAGGATGATGTTCAGCAGTCCACCAAATCCATTTTGGAGTTTGCTAGAGATCGCTTTGCTCACATAGCAACACCTCTTAGAAGCTGCATGTCAACATTTTTGATTCATTTACCAAGAAGTTGCATTCTTGAACACAATTTCCAAAGGATAGTTCAACTCATGTCTCTGCTCGACTCTATGGAAATATGCTTGTTTGAAGACAGCAGCATGACATCTGAAGAGCTGGAAAATATCTTTCTGGAACAGCAAATGATTAGTTCTAAATCATTTGTTGATACATCTTCCTTAATGTATACCAGAAGTCAGTGTCTATCTATATTAAGATCTCTTCAGGCTTCTCTGGCTAAACTCAGCCTTCCAGTTGTTACTAATATAGCTTCCACGACAGAGTTCTGTTTCCAAAAGGcttctttaatattttgtaccaCTTCGTCATCATACAAGCTACACTCATTTGATGTGGAACCATTTAAATTGTTGGTCATTGATGAAGCTGCTCAAGTCAAGGAGTGTGAGTCAATTATAGCTCTTCAGATCCGAGATGTGAGGCATGCTGTTCTGGTCGGTGATGAATGGCAATTACCAGCCATGGTCAACAGCAAG ATCTCGGAAGAGGCTGGTTTCGGTAGAAGCTTATTTGAGAGATTGGGTTCACTGGGTCACTGTAAGCGTCTGCTTAATATGCAATACAGGATGCATCCATTTATAAGTTGCTTCCCAAATTCGCGTTTTTATCTCAATCAGATATTAGATGCACCTATGGTACAGAGTGCAAGCTACAAAAGATGTTATCTTGAGGGGAAGATGTTTGGTCCTTATTCATTCATTGACATTCGTTGTGGACGAGAAGAACTCGATGATTATGGGCGTAGCAGAAGAAACATGTTTGAGGTTGCTGTAATAGTGAAGCTAGTCCAGAAACTCTTCAAAG CATGGAATCACTCAAAAGAGAAACTCAGCATTGGTTTGATATCTCCATATGCTGCGCAAGTTGTGGCAATTCGAGGTAAACTTCATCAGACTTTTCAAAACCATGAGAAGTTTAAGGTTAAGGTGAAGTCAATTGATGGGTTTCAAGGTGGAGAAGAAgacatcataattatatctacTGTAAGGTCTAATAATGGTGGATCCATTGGTTTCCTGTCTAGTCCCCAAAGAACAAATGTTGCTTTGACAAGGGCTCG TCACTGTCTCTGGATATTAGGAAATGAAAGAACTTTGAGTCAAGCTGATTCAGTTTGGGAAGCACTAATAAATGATGCTAAGCAACGCCAATGTTTCTTTACTGCTGATGAAGATTGCGACATTGGAAATACTATTATAGATGTTAAGAAAGAATTGGACCAGCTTGAAGATCTGCTCAGTGGTGAGAGTATacttttcaaatattcaagATGGAAG GTTTTATTCAGcgataattttagaaaatcatTTCAGACATTGAGACCTTCCTATGCTAAGAAATTGGTCATAAATTTGTTACTTAAGCTTGCAAGTGGCTGGCGgcccaagaaaataaatgtggATTGGACATGCGAGAGCTCTTcatatgttttgaaaaaatttaaggtTGAAAACTACTTTGTTGTTTGCTCCATTGATATAATTAAGGACTCCATCTATGAACAAGTTTTCAAAGTGTGGGACATATTTCCTGTGGAAGAGACCCCAAAGTTGTTGAAACGGCTTGATTCCATATTTGCTATGTACTCGGATGATTTTGTCAACCGCTGCAAGGAGAAGGTGTTTGAGGG AAACTTGGAGGTGCCAAAGAGTTGGTCAGTTTCTCATGATATAATCCGGTTCAAGAATAATGTGAATAGCACCAAACTCAGCGCTGATGCAAGTGCATGTGCAATTGATTGCAGAACTTACGTTGAGAATTCCAAAGTGAGTGAGAGCTTGttgttaatgaaattttactcTTTATCAACTGGTGCGGTAAATCATTTACTCTCTGACCGTGAGGGTAGAGAAGTGGATCTCCCATTTGAGGTTACTGATGAGGAGCGTGAGATCATCAAATTTCCTAGGAGCAGCTTTATACTAGGTAGATCTGGCACTGGAAAGACAACTATTTTGACGATGAAACTTTACCGCATGCTACAACAGTATTACATTGCTTCACAAGATTGTGTAGCGGCTGAGAACAGTGTGCATATCAGTAGCCAAGTTGGTGTTGGTCAGTACCGAGGTGAATCTAGAGGAACCATCTTGCGCCAGCTTTTTGTTACCGTGAGTCCCAAACTTTGTTATGCTGTCAAAAAGCATGTATCGCAGCTGAAAAG CTTTGCGAGTGGAAGCTTATTtggaaacaagaaattaacTGATACGGATGATATTGATGAAATGACTGAATTTAAAGACATTCCTGACACATTTATTGGCATTCAGCCGGAGAAGTACCCTCTGATGATTACATTTCATAAATTTCTAATGATGCTTGATGGTACTCTGGGTAATTCATATTTTGAGAGGTTTCATGATGTCAGAGATTCCTCTCGACATGAAGGTAGAAGATCAGTTGCATTGCAGACTtttataaggaaaaatgagGTTACTTATGACCGTTTCCAGTCCTTATACTGGCCCCACTTCAGTGAAAAGCTGACGAAGAATCTTGATCCTTCAAGAGTGTTTACTGAAATAATGTCTCATATTAAAGGAGGTTTACAAGAAGGAGAAGCATGTGATAGCAAGCGAAGCAGGCAGCACTACATTTCATTGTCTGAGAGTAGAATCTCCATGTTAAGTGCAGAGAAGAGGGAGGCGatttataatatctttgaAGCctatgagaaaaagaagatggaGCTTGGTGAGTTTGATCTTGCTGATTTTGTGCTTGATATTCATATCCGAGTAAACAATGGGAATCTGCTGGGTGACAAAATGGACTTTGTCTACATTGATGAAGTGCAAGACCTTACCATGAGACAAATTTCCCTTTTCAGATATATATGCAAAAATGTTGATGAAGGATTTGTTTTTTCTGGTGACACAGCACAGACAATTGCAAGAGGGATTGACTTTAGGTTTGAAGATATTCGATCCTTGTtctataatgaattttttatgaaatctagaaattgtgaattttcaggaagaaaagagaaaggacACATATCCGATGTTTTTAGTTTGTCCCAGAATTTCCGCACTCATACTGGAGTGCTTAGATTAGCACAGAGTGTCATAGATCTAATTTGCCATTTTTTCCCACAATCTATTGATGTACTAGCTCCAGAGACTAGTCTTATATATGGTGAGTCTCCTGTTGTACTTGAGCCTGGCAGTGATGAGAACTctattataacaatttttgGACATAGTGGAAATGCTGGTGGGAAATGGGTGGGCTTTGGTGCTGACCAGGTTATCCTTGTACGGGATGATTCTGCAAGAAAGGAAGTTTCCAACTATATTGGTGATCAAGCTCTCGTTCTAACGATAGTGGAGTGCAAGGGCCTCGAGTTTCAG GATGTCCTGTTGTACAACTTTTTTGGTTCTTCACCTATGAGTAGTCAATGGAGAGTTGTCTATGAATTCTTGAACGAAAAAGATCTTCTTGATGCCAATTCTCCAAAGTCGTTTCCAAGTTTTAGCCAGTCGAGACATAATATATTGTGCTCTGAACTGAAACAATTGTACGTGGCAATTACTCGTACAAGACAAAGATTATGGATATGTGAAAACAATGAAGAGCTCTCCAAGCCTATGCTTGATTACTGGAAAAGGTTGTGCCTTGTGCAAGTGAGAAAAATAGATGATTCTCTTGCAGAAGCAATGCAAAGGGCAAGCAGCCCTGAGGAGTGGAAATCGCAGGGAATCAAG CtcttttgggaaaaaaacTATGAGATGGCTATAATGTGCTTTGAGAAAGCAGGAGAAGAAACGTGGGAGAGAAGAGCTAAGGCTTGTGGTCTTAGAGCTGCTGCTGACCGTCTCTGTGTTTCAAATCCCGAAGAAGGTCGTGTAATGCTTAGAGAGGCTGCAGAAATGTTCGATTCCATTGGAAGATCTGATTCTGCAGCAGAATGTTTCTGTGACTTGGGGGATTTTGAGAGAGCAG GAAAGATTTATTCTGGTATGTCTGAGCTAAGAAAAGCTGGTGAATGTTTCAGTTTAGCTGAAAGTTATGAAATTGCTGCGAAAGTTTATGCCCAAGGATTCTTTTTCGAGGATTGCTTGTCAGCATGCACCAAAGGAAATCTTTTTGACCTGGCCTTACATTATATTGAGTACTGGAAACAGCAAGCATCATGGAGTAGTGGAACTGTAACAGCATTTAAGAAGATCGACAAAATCGCTCAGGAGTTTTTGGAAAAATGTGCTTTAGAATGTTATAGCAAAAGTGATAATGCATCGCTAATGAAGTTTGTTCGAGCTTTCCCCACAATTGAATCCAAACGCAACTTCTTGAAGTCCTTGGACTGCCTTGAGGTGCTTATGATTTTAGAGGAAGAGTTGCAAAACTTCAATGAGGCTGCAGATATCGCAAAGCGCCTTGGAGATATTCTCCGTGAGGTTGATCTGCTGGAAAAGGCAGAAGAGTTTGCAAGTGCTTCCTTGCTCATACTTTCTCATGTGCTTTCTAGTTCTCTATGGGCGTCGGGAAGCCAAGGTTGGCCTCTAAAGTCATTTCCTGGGAAACAGGAACTTTTAACTAAAGCGATGTCTTTAGCGCAGAGGGTTTCTGGAACATTTCATGCATCACTTTGTGCTGAGGCCAAAATTTTGTCAAATGAGCATAAGAGCTTGTCTGAATTGATGCAGTTTCACATTTCTTCTAAGCAATATGAATCTCATGTGGGTGAAATTCTATCGATTAGAAAACTTTTAGATGCTCATTTCCAGATCAAGTCAGCGAAGTATGAACGGGAGCCAGAATTGCACATTGATCCGACGTTATGTATAGAAAGAATTTCCAAGAATCAAGTCTCTGGCGGAACCCTGGTTTATGTTTGGTACTTGTGGAAGTCACACAGTTTGGAGATCTTCAAATGTCTTGATACTCTTGAAAGACTGGATTTCATCAGGTGTGAAGGTACTGTCCGGTTCTGTTTCAGATACTTTGGAGTGAGGTTGCGGCATGATCTAAGTGTAACCTGCCTCTTGCTGAATCCTGATGCTGAATGGGTTAGAAATGTTGATGAGAGGTTCATGCTGCGGCACAGAAATGTGGTAACTCTTGATGCACGTCATTTTGCTTCAGCTGCTCGAAAATACTGGCATCAAGAATTACTTTCTGTCGGGCTTAGAGTATTGGAGGCTCTTCATgcactttataaattttctttggtGAACCCCTTGTCCAAGTACTACCAATGCGTGTATCTTACTTGCATTTTTGAAATAGCAAAGTTTGTTGAGTCTAATTCACTTGATATAAAGAAAGATGAAACCAGGAAGCTGCAGAATTTTCTGCAACTATCAACCAAATACTTTGAAATTGTTTTCCCATTGGACCCCCGGCAGTCTTTATCAGAAGATATAATCTCACTGAGGGAATCCGAACCTTCCAAGAATTTacttgaagaaattatttCTAGAAATCTCGGTACAAGGAATGAACTGACTTACGGGCAGATAGGGCGGGTGGTGATGATAATGCTGGGATCCGGCAAGCCAAAACCTGAGCTTTATGAGAAAATTACCGAAAGGATTGGTAAGGAATCATCTTGGAAGTCATTCTTTGAGAAACTTGGTGGGATGATGGAATCAGATTCTTCAACCGAATCTGAACTAGGCAATTCTGTAGAAGCTCTGAGTCATGAGTTTTATAAGGCACTGGAAGAAACATATAATGCCAACTGGAGGGCAAAAGACTATATGTCTCCTCAGTGTTTCTTTTATCTTGTTGAGAgacttttgattttgatgccgCACTCTCAGGGTTTCTTTTTCACTATCAAATCTTCATTTGTTGAATATTTGCTATGCCTTCAATCAGATGCCAATCCAAGTGCCGGTTTAGTCACAGATAAGAGGTTGTACCCCAGAAACATTGTTGACTTTGTTTACACCATCGTCCGGGAGTGTGTTTACAACTTTCAGATTACAGCAGAATGGATAAAAACTTCTAATATTAGTTGCACTTACTATTTCCCAGTGCTGTTGCTGAGATTGTTTGTGATTCTGAGTTTGTTGTGTGTGAACTCGGAACTGCCCTTCAATGTACTCTTTGAACTGCTGAATGTACCTGCAATCAGATCCCAGCTGCCAAGAGAATTTTGTCAAGCTTTTCTACGTCGAAAGAATGGCCCATGTCTAGCTGCAGTTGTTGAAGCATTCAAAGTTATTGGGGATCCTCTTGTGATTGTAGCCACGACTGATAATGGTCTCGAGTTTGCATGTCCTGATGCCGTTTTTCTTGACTTGAGAGCCTTTTCATGCAGGACAGATATCATGAAGAAACTATTTCCGAGGAGCAGTAATGCATCATACAGTCAGCTGGCTGCCGCCAAAAGAAATGTGACTGAATCAAGCAGTGTAGAGGTTCCTCCTGTCGTTACGGATCAAGGTAAGAGTACCTATATGGAATCTTCACTGTTGGCATCCAAAACTGATTCAAATTTGAGTTCAGAGAAGGGGAAATGTAATGTACTGATAAACTGGGGTCTTATTCGGGAATTATTTGACGTCACTGAGTCCATAAGAAATAGAAACCATGAAAACTTGAAGAGCCTTTTCCTGAGAAAGAAG GTGGAAGTGGAGGAGCATATCAACTTTTTAACTGTTGAAATGGTCAGGTTAACTGAGCAGAGGTCTAATTCTGGTGAAGATAAAACGGTGCTGTGTGAAGCCACCAGCATTATCGATGAACTGTTCCGGCTTTCCTTAATGTTAGTCACAAG TGAAATTGATGATAAAGCATTGTCGGAGATTGGAGAACTTTTGAAGAGCTTGGAAGCAAGAAGGCCCCAACTCGACACACTATTGATTCCATCGCCAACGCAGAACGATCCAAATGGATGTGTTTCTGGAACGATGGACGACAACACAATTTCTCACAGCAACGACAGCACTGAAGTTAGAAAAAGGGACGATGTAGCCGTTGCTGCAAACAATCCCAAGGACCAGGCTTCCGGGTCTCGTCAGGGAAAAGGAAAGGGCaacaagaagaacaagaaatcgAAAAAAGGAAGAGGAGGTCGTGGAAAGTAA